The following coding sequences lie in one Sphingobium sp. KCTC 72723 genomic window:
- a CDS encoding MaoC family dehydratase: MSYAVGDTLPPFAIESVSPQAMQQWAVFLADPNPIHLDVEVVKAKGLGDRVINQGPANVAYMMNMLMRAFPGGRITTMDSRFLDNVYGGDRATVTGTVTAIDGNSITCAFTLDIEGRGTVNSGTATIEI; the protein is encoded by the coding sequence ATGAGCTATGCCGTCGGAGACACGTTGCCGCCCTTCGCCATCGAGAGCGTCAGCCCCCAAGCGATGCAGCAATGGGCGGTTTTCCTGGCAGATCCCAATCCCATCCATCTGGATGTGGAAGTGGTGAAGGCCAAGGGGCTGGGCGACCGGGTCATCAACCAGGGACCGGCCAACGTCGCCTATATGATGAACATGTTGATGCGCGCCTTCCCCGGCGGGCGGATCACGACGATGGATTCGCGCTTTCTGGACAATGTCTATGGCGGCGACCGTGCGACCGTGACCGGCACGGTGACGGCGATCGACGGCAACAGCATTACCTGCGCATTCACGCTGGATATTGAAGGGCGCGGCACCGTCAATTCCGGCACAGCAACGATAGAAATCTAA
- a CDS encoding acyl-CoA dehydrogenase family protein, which translates to MDFSLTEEQQAFRDIVRRWVDAEAPKDWMRALEADEENYPYALWDKIAEQGFFGIGIPEEYDGLGGDVMMQMIFAREFARTAGGLLWVWGLTSFGGAKTISSVGSEEQKNRWLRPMAQGKLRVSLSMTEPDGGTDVLGAMKTHAEKVDGGWKLNGAKMWTTGAKAADRLLVLARTDKNVEKKHHGLTMFFVDAKTPGITASLLPKLGMRAMGSCEVHYEDVFVPDEDVLGEPGQAWYAMLPTLNNERIMVGAQCLGAIDGVLEDALAYMLQRKAFGGIIGRFQVLQHYVADIATWQKTTELLLNNVAWMQSNGMNCGVEANMLKMVATENAVKAADLGIQILGGMGYSAETDMQRYWRDHRILRMTPISNEMVRNSIAESLGLPRSY; encoded by the coding sequence ATGGATTTTTCGCTCACCGAGGAGCAGCAGGCGTTTCGCGACATCGTGCGCCGCTGGGTCGATGCAGAAGCGCCCAAGGACTGGATGCGCGCGCTGGAGGCCGACGAGGAAAATTACCCCTACGCATTGTGGGACAAGATCGCCGAGCAGGGCTTCTTCGGCATCGGCATACCGGAGGAATATGACGGCCTGGGTGGCGACGTCATGATGCAGATGATCTTCGCGCGCGAATTCGCGCGGACGGCGGGCGGACTGTTGTGGGTCTGGGGTCTGACCTCCTTCGGTGGGGCCAAGACGATCAGTTCGGTAGGCAGCGAAGAACAGAAGAACCGCTGGCTGCGGCCGATGGCACAGGGCAAGCTGCGCGTGTCGCTCTCCATGACCGAACCCGATGGCGGGACCGACGTGCTGGGCGCAATGAAGACCCATGCCGAAAAGGTCGATGGCGGCTGGAAGCTGAATGGCGCGAAGATGTGGACGACCGGCGCAAAGGCGGCCGACCGCCTGCTCGTTCTGGCCCGCACCGACAAGAATGTCGAAAAGAAGCATCATGGCCTGACTATGTTCTTCGTCGATGCCAAGACGCCGGGCATCACCGCGTCGCTGCTGCCAAAGCTGGGGATGCGCGCGATGGGATCGTGCGAGGTTCATTATGAGGATGTGTTCGTCCCCGACGAAGATGTTCTGGGGGAACCGGGCCAGGCCTGGTACGCGATGCTGCCGACGCTCAATAACGAGCGGATCATGGTCGGCGCGCAGTGCCTGGGCGCGATCGACGGCGTGCTGGAAGATGCACTGGCCTATATGCTCCAGCGCAAGGCGTTTGGCGGCATCATCGGGCGGTTCCAGGTGTTGCAGCATTATGTCGCGGACATCGCAACCTGGCAGAAAACGACCGAATTACTGCTCAACAATGTCGCATGGATGCAGTCGAACGGCATGAATTGCGGCGTCGAGGCCAACATGCTCAAGATGGTGGCGACCGAAAATGCGGTGAAGGCCGCCGACCTTGGCATCCAGATATTGGGTGGCATGGGCTATTCGGCGGAAACCGACATGCAGCGTTACTGGCGCGATCACCGGATTTTGCGGATGACGCCGATCAGCAACGAAATGGTCCGCAACTCGATCGCCGAAAGCCTCGGCCTGCCGCGCTCTTACTAG
- a CDS encoding SDR family oxidoreductase, which translates to MNIDALFSVQGRVALVTGGSSGIGRHIATGYAAAGAKVYICARTEAKVLAAAQAISEATGGKCVGLTADLSTLAGIDALVAQVAAREGALHMLVNNAGTMADAPIDDYSEDDWDQVIDLNLKAPFFILQKFLPLLRAGGTADRPASLINIGSVGALKVGPKENYAYQASKSAIHWMAKGLAKRLGRDNITANVIAPGFFESEMTVIASDEMRKMVVGMVPRGRVGTPEDLAGTAIYLASRAGAYVTGSVIPVEGGLSI; encoded by the coding sequence ATGAACATCGACGCGCTGTTTTCCGTCCAGGGCCGCGTTGCGCTCGTCACCGGCGGGTCGAGCGGGATTGGCCGCCACATCGCCACCGGATACGCGGCAGCGGGGGCCAAGGTCTATATCTGCGCCCGGACCGAGGCCAAGGTGCTGGCCGCGGCGCAGGCGATCAGTGAGGCGACCGGCGGCAAGTGCGTCGGGCTGACGGCCGACCTGTCGACGCTGGCGGGGATCGACGCGCTGGTGGCGCAGGTCGCGGCGCGCGAAGGCGCGCTGCACATGCTGGTCAACAATGCCGGGACGATGGCCGATGCGCCGATCGACGATTATAGCGAGGACGACTGGGACCAAGTGATCGACCTGAACCTGAAAGCGCCCTTCTTCATCCTCCAGAAATTCCTGCCGCTGCTGCGCGCAGGCGGCACGGCGGATCGCCCGGCTTCACTTATCAACATCGGGTCGGTGGGCGCGCTCAAGGTCGGGCCGAAGGAAAATTACGCCTATCAGGCGTCCAAGAGCGCGATCCACTGGATGGCCAAGGGACTGGCCAAGCGACTGGGCCGCGACAACATCACTGCCAATGTCATTGCGCCGGGCTTTTTCGAGTCCGAAATGACCGTGATCGCATCGGACGAAATGCGCAAGATGGTGGTGGGCATGGTGCCACGGGGGCGCGTGGGAACGCCGGAAGACTTGGCCGGGACGGCGATCTATCTGGCGTCTCGCGCGGGTGCCTACGTCACCGGATCAGTCATCCCGGTCGAAGGCGGGTTGTCCATCTGA
- a CDS encoding alpha/beta fold hydrolase, with the protein MTTFVLLHGGGMGGWTWKYVRDLLEAQGHKVHTPTFTGFGERAHLIGRNVGNATHVQDIVNVFHFEDLHDVVLVAHSYAGTVAPGVVAQVGDRIASVIYLDAIVPHSGERIASLMGYVPEDQLAGLDAMLDAGEGPIGSGVDVMQREAAKAHPHLMDADRQQWLLDNLTDQPMRATSCVIPVGAETITKPVDYIAAAITVMTAMHDRARALGWTIHDHPGDHALLVGDPEGTVDLILKIAASRGGA; encoded by the coding sequence ATGACCACATTTGTTTTACTCCACGGCGGCGGCATGGGCGGCTGGACCTGGAAATATGTCCGCGACCTGCTCGAAGCGCAGGGGCACAAGGTCCATACGCCGACCTTCACTGGCTTTGGTGAGCGCGCGCATCTGATCGGTCGCAATGTTGGTAATGCAACGCATGTGCAGGACATCGTCAACGTCTTTCATTTTGAGGATCTGCACGATGTCGTTCTGGTCGCGCACAGCTATGCCGGAACGGTCGCGCCGGGCGTAGTCGCGCAGGTGGGCGACCGCATCGCCAGCGTCATCTATCTCGACGCCATCGTGCCGCATTCGGGCGAACGTATAGCATCGCTTATGGGCTATGTTCCCGAAGATCAGCTTGCTGGTCTGGACGCCATGCTGGACGCGGGCGAGGGACCGATCGGCTCTGGCGTCGATGTGATGCAGCGTGAAGCGGCAAAAGCCCATCCCCACCTGATGGACGCGGACCGTCAGCAATGGCTGCTCGATAATCTGACCGACCAGCCGATGCGGGCGACATCCTGTGTCATTCCGGTCGGCGCGGAAACGATCACCAAGCCAGTCGATTATATCGCGGCGGCTATCACCGTCATGACCGCAATGCATGATCGCGCGCGCGCGCTGGGCTGGACTATCCACGACCATCCGGGCGATCATGCGCTGCTGGTGGGCGATCCCGAAGGGACAGTGGACCTGATCCTGAAGATCGCAGCATCGAGGGGCGGGGCATGA
- a CDS encoding VOC family protein — MNDKSIAGRRANVLGVHSIDHFALAVPDLEDARRFYSLFGLDVRDGDGALHLYTQGNPHRWGVIAKGGTAKQLRYLSFGVYADEMDAFAAHLDACGVTYIDAPAGTEAQGIWFSGFDGLPINVCAADKATPAEKSHFSFVSAPPGQSGAIPNSQAPKVHPRRLSHFAIFTTDVNAAIAYYEKTLGLRLSDKSEPGVAFLHGVHGSDHHLLALVLSDRRGMHHNSWDVGSVMEVGLGGATMARAGYGPNWGLGQHVLGANYFYYVRDPWGSFSEYSADIDFIPHDVDWPSANHAPEDSMFLWGPDPFPEFIQNTEAAEA, encoded by the coding sequence ATGAACGACAAGAGCATCGCCGGGCGGCGCGCCAATGTGCTGGGCGTCCATTCGATCGACCATTTCGCGCTGGCCGTCCCCGATCTGGAGGATGCACGCCGCTTCTACAGCCTCTTTGGTCTGGATGTGCGCGACGGCGACGGCGCGCTGCATCTTTACACACAGGGCAATCCCCATCGTTGGGGCGTCATCGCCAAAGGCGGCACAGCCAAGCAACTGCGTTATCTCAGCTTTGGCGTCTATGCCGACGAGATGGACGCCTTTGCCGCGCATCTCGATGCCTGTGGCGTCACCTATATCGACGCGCCTGCGGGTACGGAGGCGCAGGGCATCTGGTTCAGCGGCTTTGACGGCCTGCCGATCAATGTCTGCGCCGCCGACAAGGCGACACCGGCGGAAAAAAGCCACTTCTCCTTCGTCAGCGCCCCGCCCGGCCAGTCCGGCGCGATCCCCAACAGCCAGGCGCCCAAGGTTCACCCCCGCCGCCTGTCGCATTTCGCGATCTTCACGACCGATGTGAACGCGGCGATCGCCTATTATGAAAAGACGCTGGGCCTGCGCCTGTCGGACAAGAGCGAGCCGGGCGTCGCCTTCCTGCACGGCGTCCATGGCAGCGACCATCATCTCCTTGCGCTCGTCCTGTCCGACCGGCGCGGGATGCATCATAATAGCTGGGACGTAGGCTCCGTTATGGAAGTGGGCCTGGGCGGCGCGACCATGGCGCGGGCGGGCTATGGTCCCAACTGGGGGCTGGGCCAGCATGTGCTGGGTGCCAATTATTTCTATTATGTCCGCGACCCATGGGGCAGTTTCAGCGAATATTCCGCCGACATCGACTTCATACCCCATGACGTGGACTGGCCATCAGCCAATCATGCGCCAGAGGACAGCATGTTCCTGTGGGGACCGGATCCTTTCCCCGAATTTATTCAGAATACAGAAGCTGCGGAGGCCTGA
- a CDS encoding fumarylacetoacetate hydrolase family protein gives MRLAKVVKDGQTGLAVDTGAGVKALFGDAALYDLDALIAQGGDALTQAGDAVVSGGANVAIDDLTFLPPLIKAPKILCLGLNYKDHAAEGGFQVPDFPTIFGRFNSSLIGHGAPIIKPPCSDQLDYEAEMVAVVGKGGKDIAKEDALSHIVAYSVFNDGSIRDYQLKTPQWTVGKNFDDTGAFGPWLVTADELPAGGAGLKIETRLNGQTVQSANTSDMVFDVVDTVALLSTCFTLEAGDVLVMGTPSGIGLARKPPLFMKDGDVCEVEIEKIGLLVNPIKAA, from the coding sequence ATGCGTTTGGCTAAGGTTGTAAAAGATGGACAGACAGGTTTGGCGGTCGATACCGGCGCGGGCGTCAAGGCGCTGTTCGGCGACGCCGCGCTCTATGATCTCGACGCGCTGATCGCGCAGGGCGGTGACGCGCTGACGCAGGCGGGCGATGCGGTCGTGTCCGGTGGCGCAAATGTCGCGATCGACGACCTGACCTTCCTGCCGCCGCTGATCAAGGCACCCAAGATCCTGTGTCTGGGCCTGAACTATAAGGACCATGCCGCCGAAGGTGGCTTTCAGGTGCCGGATTTCCCGACCATATTCGGCCGTTTCAATAGCAGCCTGATCGGCCATGGCGCGCCCATCATCAAGCCGCCCTGTTCCGACCAGCTCGACTATGAAGCCGAAATGGTCGCAGTCGTCGGCAAGGGCGGCAAGGACATCGCCAAGGAAGACGCGCTGTCGCACATCGTCGCCTATTCGGTATTCAACGACGGGTCGATCCGCGATTATCAGCTCAAGACCCCGCAATGGACCGTGGGCAAGAATTTCGACGATACCGGCGCGTTCGGACCATGGCTGGTGACGGCGGACGAGCTGCCCGCGGGCGGCGCGGGCCTGAAGATCGAGACGCGGCTGAATGGCCAGACCGTACAGAGCGCCAACACGTCCGACATGGTGTTCGACGTGGTGGATACCGTCGCCCTGCTTTCGACCTGCTTCACTCTGGAGGCAGGCGACGTGCTGGTGATGGGGACGCCGTCGGGCATCGGCCTGGCGCGCAAGCCCCCGCTGTTCATGAAGGATGGCGATGTGTGCGAAGTGGAGATCGAGAAGATTGGCCTGCTGGTCAACCCGATCAAGGCGGCCTGA
- a CDS encoding GntR family transcriptional regulator — MMKKLSLTERAYRQLRDDLLTCRLVPGDRINIKDVSDNRGFSLGAVREALSRLTSEGFVTQDDARGFRATPISIGDLMDLVTVRSDIEGQCLRRAIARGGLDWESAIVSAAHRLSKTPTRDPADPARLNEEYADAHGAFHHALVAACDSPWLLRMRDWLYAQSERYRYLTVPLATGDRDLVHEHSDIVTATLGRDADRAVALLGDHLMATARLLVDAQHGAMRLPGERAA, encoded by the coding sequence ATGATGAAGAAACTGAGCCTGACCGAGCGGGCCTATCGCCAGTTGCGGGACGATCTCCTGACGTGTCGGCTGGTGCCGGGCGACCGGATCAATATCAAAGACGTATCCGACAATCGCGGCTTCAGCCTGGGCGCGGTGCGGGAGGCTTTGTCCCGCCTGACGTCCGAAGGCTTCGTGACGCAGGATGATGCGCGCGGTTTTCGCGCGACGCCGATTTCGATCGGCGACCTGATGGATCTGGTGACGGTGCGCAGCGATATTGAGGGGCAATGTTTGCGCCGCGCGATCGCGCGCGGTGGGCTGGATTGGGAGTCGGCGATCGTCAGCGCCGCCCATCGCCTGAGCAAGACGCCGACCCGCGATCCGGCCGATCCGGCCCGCCTGAACGAGGAGTATGCCGACGCCCATGGCGCGTTCCACCATGCGCTGGTGGCCGCCTGCGACAGCCCGTGGCTGCTGCGGATGCGCGACTGGCTCTATGCCCAATCGGAACGCTATCGCTACCTGACCGTTCCGTTGGCGACTGGCGATCGCGATCTTGTCCACGAACATAGCGATATCGTCACCGCCACATTGGGCCGCGACGCCGATCGCGCGGTGGCGCTGTTGGGCGATCATCTGATGGCGACCGCGCGTCTGCTGGTCGATGCGCAGCACGGAGCGATGCGCCTGCCAGGCGAAAGAGCGGCCTGA
- a CDS encoding SDR family NAD(P)-dependent oxidoreductase — protein sequence MRVIITGAASGIGRACAQLLAAGSVIAGEHQLLLADRDAANLQSVADAIGPAAATCVVDLAELDCGDRIVAAAMAHMGGIDAVISNAGIIMGGALVDLPAGDFDRIFAINTRSAWLLGKAAHPHLKASGGAFVATASMSATAPTPALGFYSCSKAALLMMIRQLSIEWGPDGIRCNTVSPGPTYTPMTAAGYEDKARRDQREATIPLRKLGMADDVANAILFLIGPHAGHISGIDILVDGGMSNMLMPASGGGTGQKRQN from the coding sequence ATGCGGGTCATCATCACAGGCGCGGCGAGCGGCATCGGTCGCGCCTGCGCGCAATTGCTGGCGGCTGGCAGCGTGATCGCGGGCGAGCATCAACTGCTGCTGGCCGATCGGGATGCCGCCAATCTTCAAAGCGTGGCCGATGCGATCGGCCCGGCGGCGGCGACCTGCGTGGTCGACCTGGCGGAGCTGGATTGCGGCGATCGGATCGTGGCAGCGGCGATGGCGCATATGGGCGGGATCGACGCGGTCATCAGTAACGCCGGGATCATCATGGGCGGCGCGCTGGTCGATCTGCCCGCAGGCGATTTCGACCGCATATTCGCGATCAACACAAGGTCCGCCTGGCTGCTGGGCAAAGCGGCGCATCCGCATCTGAAGGCCAGCGGGGGGGCGTTCGTCGCGACCGCGTCGATGTCAGCCACCGCGCCGACGCCCGCGCTGGGTTTCTATTCATGCAGCAAGGCGGCGTTGCTGATGATGATCCGGCAACTGAGCATCGAATGGGGACCGGACGGCATCCGGTGCAACACCGTGTCCCCCGGCCCGACCTATACGCCGATGACGGCGGCGGGCTATGAGGACAAGGCGCGACGCGATCAGCGCGAAGCGACCATCCCGCTGCGCAAGCTGGGCATGGCAGACGATGTCGCCAATGCCATTCTGTTCCTGATCGGTCCCCATGCCGGGCATATCAGCGGCATCGACATATTGGTCGATGGCGGGATGAGCAATATGCTGATGCCCGCCAGTGGCGGCGGCACCGGGCAGAAGCGGCAGAATTGA
- a CDS encoding class I adenylate-forming enzyme family protein yields MGIKGEDSAAIRITATTLGDLLLKGWDKGRDKDALIFPGERKNYDDLVAGVLRRARGLKALGIGRGDHVGILLPSSIEFVETLFANAMCGAVSVLMNARYKAPEMAYVAQNADLRAIVTNDLVTEHVDFGAQLVKAFPDLPTAVDPAALTLSGTPLLTQIIMLGGRSAPGFVDQARFDAAADSVSERDIHDARLTVRVRDTAMILYTSGTSANPKGCLLSHEAVTREANNLARYRWGFQPDERAWSPLPLFHIAAMLCMLGAMDVGGTFIGQPHFDAGESLRQIEAEQVTMMFLPFVTFHQAMIAHPEWDKTDMSSVRLQNSCFAFMPDRVGQAYRDKAPDMLQVGTMGMTEATGIVTTGGPAMDPEMGFRKLGYPLAGIEMKIVDPDTGVERGVDERGEILIRGYNLFDGYYRDPEKTAEAIDADGWYHSADIGSVDAQGHMMFHGRFKDMLKVGGENVAAAEVEAVLASHPAVRLAQVVGLPDDRLAEIPAAYIERDGDVAVEPDELIAYTKARLASFKVPRHIRFIDEWPMSASKIQKFKLRAALMDELGLKD; encoded by the coding sequence GTGGGCATCAAGGGCGAAGACAGCGCCGCAATTCGCATAACGGCGACGACACTGGGCGATCTTCTGCTGAAAGGGTGGGACAAGGGGCGCGACAAGGACGCACTGATCTTCCCCGGCGAGCGCAAGAACTATGACGATCTGGTCGCAGGCGTGCTGCGCCGCGCGCGCGGGCTGAAAGCGCTGGGCATCGGGCGTGGCGATCATGTCGGCATATTGCTGCCGTCCAGCATCGAATTTGTCGAAACGCTGTTCGCCAATGCCATGTGCGGCGCGGTGTCGGTGCTGATGAATGCCCGCTACAAGGCACCCGAAATGGCCTATGTCGCGCAAAATGCCGATTTGCGCGCGATCGTGACCAATGATCTGGTGACCGAACATGTCGATTTCGGCGCGCAACTGGTTAAGGCCTTTCCCGATCTGCCGACAGCGGTCGATCCTGCCGCCCTGACGCTGTCCGGCACGCCGCTGCTGACGCAGATCATCATGCTGGGCGGGCGTTCTGCCCCCGGCTTTGTCGATCAGGCCCGGTTCGATGCCGCTGCCGATAGCGTCAGCGAGAGAGACATACATGACGCCCGTCTGACCGTGCGCGTGCGCGACACGGCGATGATCCTCTACACCTCCGGCACTTCCGCCAATCCCAAGGGCTGCCTGCTCAGTCATGAGGCTGTGACGCGCGAGGCGAACAACCTGGCGCGCTATCGCTGGGGCTTCCAGCCTGACGAGCGCGCATGGTCGCCGCTGCCGCTATTCCATATCGCGGCGATGCTGTGCATGTTGGGGGCGATGGATGTCGGCGGCACCTTCATTGGCCAGCCGCATTTCGACGCCGGGGAAAGCCTGCGCCAGATCGAGGCGGAGCAGGTCACGATGATGTTCCTGCCCTTCGTCACTTTCCATCAGGCGATGATCGCCCATCCCGAATGGGACAAGACGGATATGTCGTCCGTCCGCCTGCAAAATAGCTGCTTTGCCTTCATGCCGGACCGGGTCGGGCAGGCGTATCGCGACAAGGCACCCGATATGCTGCAAGTCGGCACGATGGGCATGACCGAAGCGACCGGCATCGTCACCACCGGCGGCCCGGCGATGGACCCGGAAATGGGGTTCAGGAAATTGGGCTATCCGCTGGCCGGGATCGAAATGAAGATCGTCGATCCCGATACCGGCGTGGAACGTGGCGTGGACGAGCGTGGCGAGATTTTGATCCGGGGCTATAATCTGTTCGACGGCTATTATCGCGACCCGGAAAAGACCGCCGAAGCGATCGACGCTGACGGATGGTATCACAGCGCCGACATCGGATCGGTCGATGCGCAGGGCCACATGATGTTCCATGGCCGGTTCAAGGATATGCTGAAAGTCGGCGGCGAAAATGTCGCGGCGGCCGAAGTCGAGGCGGTGCTGGCCAGCCACCCCGCCGTGCGGCTGGCGCAGGTCGTCGGCCTGCCCGACGATCGGCTGGCGGAAATTCCGGCGGCCTATATCGAACGCGATGGCGACGTTGCGGTGGAGCCGGACGAACTGATCGCCTACACCAAGGCGCGCCTGGCGTCGTTCAAGGTGCCGCGCCACATAAGATTTATCGACGAATGGCCGATGTCGGCATCGAAGATCCAGAAGTTCAAGCTGCGCGCGGCGCTGATGGACGAACTGGGCCTGAAAGACTGA
- a CDS encoding acetyl-CoA C-acetyltransferase, translating into MEAYIYDHVRTPRGKGRPDGALHEITSVEMATQLLKALQARNNLDTALLDDVIIGMAQPVGEQGGVLARAAVLQAGYAQTVAGQQIHRFCATGLDAVSLIAAQVHAGMIDAGIGGGVESMSRTVMGYDSGAWTSDPAVAFGNYYAPQGIGADIIATLDGYTREDVDRFAVESQRKAAHAWEQGYFKHSIVPVTDVLGDVILDRDEHMRPGTTVESLAKLKPAFEGYGKAGFEAVGKAKYPELEEINYVHHGGNSSGIVDGSGLVLVGSKAFGEKAGLKPRGRIRSYANIGSEPTIMLTAPTAVSRKALKAGGMTEKDIDLWELNEAFASVVMRFQRDLDIPDDRINVNGGAIAMGHPLGATGAMILGTVLDELERRDAATGLITLCAANGLGTAAIIERV; encoded by the coding sequence ATGGAAGCCTATATCTACGATCATGTTCGCACACCGCGCGGCAAGGGCCGCCCGGACGGCGCGCTGCACGAGATAACGTCGGTCGAAATGGCGACGCAATTGCTCAAGGCGCTTCAGGCGCGCAACAATCTCGACACGGCGCTGCTGGACGACGTAATCATCGGCATGGCCCAGCCGGTCGGCGAACAGGGCGGCGTTCTTGCCCGCGCGGCGGTGTTGCAGGCAGGCTATGCGCAGACCGTTGCGGGCCAGCAGATCCATCGTTTCTGCGCGACCGGGCTTGATGCCGTCAGCCTGATCGCGGCGCAGGTCCATGCCGGGATGATAGACGCGGGCATCGGTGGCGGCGTTGAATCGATGAGCCGCACGGTGATGGGTTACGACTCCGGGGCATGGACGTCAGACCCGGCGGTTGCATTCGGCAATTATTACGCGCCGCAAGGGATTGGCGCGGACATCATCGCCACGCTCGACGGCTATACCCGCGAGGATGTCGATCGCTTTGCCGTTGAGAGCCAGCGCAAGGCCGCCCATGCGTGGGAACAGGGTTATTTCAAGCATTCGATCGTGCCGGTGACCGACGTGCTGGGCGACGTCATTCTGGACCGTGACGAACATATGCGTCCCGGCACCACGGTCGAAAGTCTCGCCAAGCTCAAGCCCGCCTTCGAAGGCTATGGCAAGGCCGGGTTCGAGGCTGTGGGCAAGGCGAAATATCCTGAACTGGAAGAGATCAACTATGTCCATCACGGCGGCAACAGCTCCGGCATTGTCGACGGTTCGGGACTGGTGCTGGTCGGGTCTAAGGCATTCGGCGAGAAGGCTGGATTGAAGCCGCGCGGCCGCATCCGTTCCTATGCCAATATCGGGTCGGAACCCACGATCATGTTGACTGCGCCGACCGCCGTGTCGCGCAAGGCGTTGAAGGCAGGCGGCATGACCGAAAAGGACATCGACCTGTGGGAATTGAACGAAGCCTTCGCCAGCGTCGTGATGCGCTTCCAGCGCGACCTCGACATCCCCGATGATCGGATCAACGTGAATGGCGGCGCGATCGCCATGGGTCATCCTTTGGGCGCGACGGGGGCGATGATCCTGGGCACCGTGCTGGACGAACTGGAGCGCCGCGACGCCGCAACTGGCCTCATCACGCTGTGCGCCGCCAATGGCCTGGGCACGGCCGCCATCATCGAGCGCGTCTGA